The Parashewanella spongiae genome has a window encoding:
- a CDS encoding ankyrin repeat domain-containing protein has protein sequence MCNPLGAVSSNTSIAAQLDFQPQQANLESNTVDIDGQLFRVSLLGQYDAFLKFIRDAEVTGKHAELELTDNVAKLLGANFDEKLTGVIMRAEQQGKAILARDKKGREDYFARLEKLKTHIVERINLNQKLPEDALCFLVEFSNRLDEMRLWPESQQLLHLGAFPMAVESEGEWRCIDGLRIRLGLCDRQATTIFNLLCRDQMSDTLLKLTSKVRFDYRVHLAATVPWLLTGIVSKKDTHFKLPLHDLFASDIYDLLLTAPENYHRRLLSSIDDYLELSQQVLFLKEQYLQSDEDNLLMEMNGIVDRLKENAWTALLKLAPNHFYDGSQKRDSISNEILKRIHTDQQLTLFLESAFIPEKPELTDYTGNVSHWCKKLYCGDFCALAALVVYCLPVFDKRPLMMCLLSHTWQALYRDTLCRHLEQLKIKSEFVTVWSEPIVKRLTEFNASYDDVVEKYLSNREGWQTLPLNRKQDLLQHCISGGVSFSTIQALRNSGADEVHLSSLDWRAWVNSRDWPELIHLLSHQVNFNEVIHNFLPILKSDNQLLHIAAYFGRADVVEALLKTPGIEVNNANKNGHTPLHVACCLGEEKVVKVLLNYKGQNPEANIGLTEEHSETKNTPLHEACIVGHDGVVKVLLDYKGQNPKADIGLTKEHSETKNTSLHAACRLGKEKVVKELLDYKGQDPEADIGLTKEHSETKNTPLYEACVVGHDGVVKVLLGYKVQYPKANIGLFREHSESKTTPLHEACIAGHDGVVKVLLDYKGQNSEANIWLTKEHSETKNTPLHAACRLGKEKVVKVLLDYKGQEPEADIGLSKEHSETKNTPLHEACIDGHYGVVKVLLDYKRQYSKEDIGLTKEHPRSKNTPLYDACIASHDGVVKILLDYKGQYPEADIGLTSKHSTYKDTPLHGAYIIGHDGQLLSKTDRQKLYDFFNKEPSSTRSNSRTPEAHYCKKPSNAYRRFATEPRSRRS, from the coding sequence ATGTGCAATCCCCTAGGCGCCGTCAGCTCAAATACTTCAATCGCTGCACAGTTAGACTTTCAGCCTCAGCAGGCAAACCTTGAATCAAACACCGTTGATATTGACGGTCAGTTGTTTAGGGTCAGCCTGCTTGGGCAATATGATGCATTCCTCAAATTTATTCGTGATGCAGAAGTAACGGGAAAACACGCTGAACTGGAGTTAACGGATAATGTAGCGAAGTTACTAGGGGCAAATTTTGATGAAAAATTAACAGGCGTGATAATGCGGGCTGAGCAACAAGGAAAGGCCATTCTAGCTCGGGACAAAAAAGGCAGGGAGGATTATTTTGCGCGACTCGAAAAATTAAAGACGCATATTGTTGAACGGATCAATTTAAACCAAAAACTACCAGAAGACGCCTTATGTTTTCTTGTTGAATTTTCAAACAGGCTTGACGAAATGAGACTCTGGCCTGAGTCACAGCAACTGCTTCATCTCGGTGCCTTTCCTATGGCGGTTGAAAGCGAAGGTGAATGGCGGTGCATAGACGGTCTTCGTATTCGTTTGGGTTTGTGTGATAGGCAAGCGACAACGATTTTTAATTTATTGTGTCGGGATCAAATGAGTGACACATTACTGAAGTTAACTTCAAAGGTTAGATTTGACTACCGGGTACATTTAGCGGCGACGGTGCCTTGGTTGCTTACAGGGATCGTCTCTAAGAAAGACACTCATTTTAAGTTGCCGCTGCACGACCTGTTTGCGTCAGATATTTATGATTTACTTCTCACTGCCCCAGAAAATTATCACCGCCGTTTATTGAGCAGTATTGACGATTATTTGGAATTATCGCAGCAGGTATTATTTCTGAAAGAGCAATACCTTCAGTCTGATGAGGATAATCTGCTAATGGAAATGAATGGCATAGTTGATCGGTTAAAGGAAAACGCTTGGACTGCGTTATTAAAACTGGCTCCTAACCATTTTTATGATGGCAGCCAGAAAAGAGATAGCATCAGTAATGAGATTTTAAAGCGCATTCACACAGACCAACAGCTAACACTTTTTTTAGAAAGTGCATTTATACCGGAAAAGCCTGAGCTAACGGATTACACTGGCAATGTCAGCCACTGGTGTAAAAAACTTTATTGTGGTGATTTTTGTGCGCTGGCAGCACTTGTTGTTTACTGTCTTCCCGTGTTTGATAAACGTCCGTTGATGATGTGTTTATTGTCACATACATGGCAGGCACTCTACCGTGATACGTTATGTAGGCACCTTGAACAGTTAAAAATTAAGTCGGAGTTCGTCACTGTTTGGAGTGAACCAATCGTTAAGCGGTTAACTGAATTTAATGCATCATACGATGATGTAGTAGAAAAGTACCTGAGTAACCGTGAGGGTTGGCAAACCTTACCGTTAAATCGTAAACAAGACTTATTGCAGCATTGCATCTCAGGCGGCGTCAGTTTTTCTACAATACAAGCGCTTCGTAACTCAGGAGCAGATGAGGTGCATTTAAGTTCACTTGATTGGCGAGCTTGGGTAAATTCAAGAGACTGGCCAGAATTAATTCATTTATTGAGTCATCAGGTTAATTTCAATGAGGTAATACATAACTTTTTACCAATCCTTAAAAGTGATAATCAACTGTTGCATATCGCAGCGTACTTTGGGCGGGCAGATGTGGTGGAAGCATTATTGAAGACTCCGGGTATTGAGGTTAATAACGCTAACAAAAACGGTCATACGCCATTGCATGTTGCCTGCTGTCTTGGTGAAGAGAAGGTGGTGAAGGTACTGTTGAATTATAAGGGGCAGAACCCTGAGGCTAATATCGGGCTCACCGAGGAACATTCAGAAACTAAGAATACGCCACTGCATGAGGCTTGTATTGTCGGTCATGATGGTGTGGTGAAGGTACTGCTGGATTATAAAGGGCAGAACCCTAAAGCTGATATCGGGCTAACCAAGGAGCATTCAGAAACTAAGAATACGTCACTGCATGCGGCCTGCCGTCTTGGTAAAGAGAAGGTGGTGAAGGAACTGCTAGATTATAAGGGTCAAGATCCTGAGGCTGATATCGGGCTAACCAAGGAGCATTCAGAAACTAAGAATACGCCACTGTATGAGGCTTGTGTCGTCGGTCATGATGGTGTAGTGAAGGTTCTGCTGGGTTATAAGGTGCAGTACCCTAAGGCTAATATCGGGCTGTTCAGGGAGCATTCAGAATCTAAGACTACGCCACTGCATGAGGCTTGTATCGCTGGCCATGATGGCGTGGTGAAGGTACTACTGGATTATAAGGGGCAGAACTCTGAAGCTAATATCTGGCTCACCAAGGAACATTCAGAAACTAAGAATACGCCACTGCATGCGGCCTGCCGTCTTGGTAAAGAGAAGGTGGTGAAGGTACTGCTAGATTATAAGGGTCAAGAACCTGAGGCTGATATCGGGCTAAGCAAGGAGCATTCAGAAACTAAAAATACGCCACTGCATGAGGCTTGTATAGATGGTCATTATGGCGTGGTGAAGGTACTGCTGGACTATAAGAGGCAGTACTCTAAGGAGGATATCGGGCTAACCAAGGAGCACCCAAGATCTAAGAATACGCCACTGTATGATGCTTGTATCGCCAGTCATGATGGCGTGGTGAAAATACTGTTGGATTATAAGGGTCAGTACCCTGAGGCTGATATCGGGCTGACCAGTAAGCATTCAACATATAAAGATACCCCATTGCATGGGGCTTATATCATCGGTCATGATGGTCAACTATTAAGCAAAACCGATAGGCAAAAGCTGTATGATTTTTTCAACAAGGAACCATCGTCGACTCGCTCTAACTCTCGTACACCAGAGGCTCATTATTGTAAGAAGCCAAGTAATGCTTACCGACGTTTTGCAACTGAGCCCCGCTCCAGACGATCATGA